A stretch of Oryza brachyantha chromosome 4, ObraRS2, whole genome shotgun sequence DNA encodes these proteins:
- the LOC102717519 gene encoding chaperone protein dnaJ C76, chloroplastic, with amino-acid sequence MAALVLNTAAVSPAHPKLPFPTSTVRRRRTSRCQASSGGASSSSSSNGDGGGGGRSARGSTWVTEYDLYELLGVERSSPQSEIKAAYRSLQKRCHPDVAGAKGHDMAIVLNEVYSLLSDPAARLAYDKEQAKQSEFVGYTGKPLYSAWFGGEAEQRAVFVDEVRCVGCLKCALYANKTFAVESVYGRARVVAQWADAEDKILDAIQTCPVDCISMVERADLAALEFLMSKQPRGRVRVSEGNTVGARAPDIFNEVDKFQKRFQEMKQKSSTRESEESEAARQSRSSAVQTIRSISNWWYWRPFGAPATTVLASLHLPPPPPSPSMPADPVTDRLQEAAARRKEGGATAAAAATSYTRRDDYWTPQLNLPSSASPPEPPHRRHRAAAPRSHTRRATATGNRAAAGGDGGAGMGSIDLTAPLLMAIISAGFVGYNREEVAGGGGIQEHVGGAAALGLVNSFELKVVLASVTWFIIGAAIAGFVQFLARSEVNFRK; translated from the exons ATGGCCGCGCTTGTCCTAAACACCGCCGCGGTCTCGCCGGCGCATCCAAAGCTACCCTTCCCCACGAGCACCGTACGCCGACGGCGAACCAGCAGATGCCAAGCTTCTTCCGGCggcgccagcagcagcagcagcagtaacggcgatggaggcggcggggggaggagcgcgcgcgggtcGACGTGGGTGACGGAGTACGACCTGTACGAGCTGCTCGGCGTGGAGCGGTCGTCGCCGCAGTCGGAGATCAAGGCCGCGTACCGGTCGCTGCAGAAGCGGTGCCACCCCGACGTCGCCGGGGCCAAGGGCCACGACATGGCCATCGTCCTCAACGAGGTCTACTCTCTCCTCTCCGACCCGGCTGCGCGCCTCGCCTACGACAAG GAGCAAGCGAAGCAGTCGGAGTTCGTCGGGTACACTGGGAAGCCGCTCTACTCGGCGTGgttcggcggcgaggcggagcagcGGGCGGTGTTCGTCGACGAGGTGAGGTGCGTCGGCTGCCTCAAGTGCGCGCTCTACGCCAACAAGACGTTCGCCGTCGAGTCCGTCTACGGCCGCGCCCGCGTCGTCGCGCAGTGGGCCGACGCCGAGGACAAGATCCTCGACGCCATCCAGACGTGCCCCGTCGACTGCATCTC GATGGTTGAGAGAGCAGATCTCGCAGCTCTCGAGTTCTTGATGTCGAAGCAGCCGCGGGGCAGAGTCCGGGTGTCCGAAGGCAACACGGTGGGAGCTCGCGCACCCGACATCTTCAACGAGGTGGACAAGTTCCAGAAAAGGTTCCAGGAGATGAAGCAGAAGTCTTCCACTAGAGAATCAGAG GAGTCGGAGGCAGCGCGGCAATCCAGGAGCTCAGCAGTCCAGACGATCAGGTCCATCTCAAACTGGTGGTACTGGCGGCCGTTCGGAGCTCCGGCCACCACCGTACTCGCTTCTCTCCacctgccaccgccgccgccctctcctTCCATGCCCGCCGACCCGGTGACGGACAGGCTACAAGAAGCGGCCGCTCGACGCAAAGAGGGgggcgccacggcggcggcggcggcgacgtcgtacACCCGCCGCGACGACTACTGGACTCCGCAGTTGAACCTGCCGTCCTCAGCATCCCCGCCGGAGCCGCCTCACCGGAGGCATCGCGCTGCTGCTCCCCGCAGCCACACGCGGCGTGCAACCGCCACCGGTAACAGagcagcagccggcggcgacggcggggcgggAATGGGCAGCATCGACCTGACGGCGCCGCTGCTGATGGCGATCATCTCGGCCGGGTTCGTGGGTTACAACAGGGAAGAGgtggccggaggcggcggaatCCAGGAGCACgtcggtggcgccgccgcgctgggcCTCGTGAACAGCTTCGAGCTCAAGGTGGTGTTAGCCTCCGTGACATGGTTCATCATCGGCGCCGCTATTGCCGGCTTCGTTCAGTTTCTCGCGAGGAGCGAAGTGAACTTTAGGAAATGA
- the LOC102717794 gene encoding dolichyl-diphosphooligosaccharide--protein glycosyltransferase subunit STT3B — MASAALDSLPAPLRSLRLKTKQQELLVRVSALALIYVLAFVIRLFSVLRYESMIHEFDPYFNYRTTLFLSEHGFSEFWNWFDSESWYPLGRVVGGTLFPGLMVTAALLHRLLRALSLAVHIREVCVLTAPFFAANTTLVAYAFGREIWDSGAGLVAAALIAVCPGYISRSVAGSYDNEGVAIFALLLTFYLFVRAVNTGSLAWALASAFGYFYMVSAWGGYVFIINLLPLYVLVLLITGRYSQRLYVAYNCMYVLGMLLAMQIRFVGFQHVQSGEHMAAMGVFFLLQVFFFLDWVKYLLNDTRLFKSFLRITLTCVITVGTLALGIGTASGYISPWTGRFYSLLDPTYAKDHIPIIASVSEHQPTAWSSFMFDFHILLFLFPAGLYFCFKRLSDATIFVVMYGLTSMYFAGVMVRLILVAAPAVCLISAIAASATIKNLTTLIRTKSKSPQTVSAKATGSKAAAKGAVDQSLPFQQNAAIVLLLGAFYLLSRYAVHCTWVTSEAYSSPSIVLAARGHNGGRVIFDDYREAYYWLRQNTPPDAKIMSWWDYGYQITAMGNRTVIVDNNTWNNTHIATVGRAMSSYEDEAYEIMQSLDVNYVLVVFGGVTGYSSDDINKFLWMVRIGGGVFPVIKEPDYLVNGEYRVDKGASPKMLNCLMYKLCYYRFGELTTEYGKPPGYDRVRGVEIGNKDIKLEYLEEAFTTSNWIVRIYKVKPPKNRS, encoded by the exons atggcctccgccgcgctggactcgctgccggcgccgctccggtcgctgCGGCTCAAGACGAAGCAGCAGGAGCTCCTGGTCCGCGTCTCGGCGCTGGCGCTCATCTACGTGCTCGCCTTCGTCATCCGCCTCTTCTCGGTGCTCCGCTACGAGTCCATGATCCACGAGTTCGATCCCTACTTCAACTACCGCACCACGCTCTTCCTCTCCGAGCATGGCTTCAGTGAGTTCTGGAACTGGTTCGACTCCGAGAGCTGGTACCCGCTGGGCCGCGTCGTCGGGGGCACTCTCTTCCCGGGGCTCATGgtcaccgccgcgctgctccaccgcctcctccgggCGCTCTCCCTCGCCGTCCACATCCGCGAGGTCTGCGTCCTCACCGCCCCTTTTTTCGCCGCCAACACCACGCTCGTCGCCTACGCCTTCGGCCGCGAGATCTGGGACTCCGGTGCCGGGCTTGTCGCCGCGGCGCTTATCGCCGTCTGCCCCGGCTACATCTCCCGCTCCGTTGCCGGCTCGTACGACAACGAGGGCGTCGCCATCTTCGCGCTGCTGCTCACCTTCTACCTCTTCGTTCGCGCCGTCAACACGGGATCTCTCGCCTGGGCACTGGCCTCGGCGTTCGGCTACTTCTACATGGTCTCCGCGTGGGGAGGCTATGTCTTCATCATCAACCTCTTACCGCTCTACGTACTCGTGCTGCTCATCACCGGGCGGTACTCGCAGAGGCTCTATGTGGCCTACAACTGCATGTATGTGCTTGGAATGCTGCTAGCGATGCAGATCCGATTCGTTGGGTTCCAGCACGTCCAGTCTGGGGAGCACATGGCCGCCATGGGAGTCTTCTTCCTGTTGCAG gttttcttcttcttggacTGGGTGAAGTACCTGCTGAATGATACAAGACTATTCAAGTCATTCCTGAGAATTACCCTGACATGCGTGATAACTGTTGGTACCCTAGCTCTTGGGATTGGTACTGCATCAGGCTACATATCTCCTTGGACAGGACGGTTTTACTCCCTGCTTGATCCAACTTATGCAAAAGACCATATACCAATCATCGCATCAGTTTCAGAGCATCAACCAACAGCATGGTCCTCGTTCATGTTTGACTTCCACATCCTGCTTTTCCTGTTCCCAGCAGGCCTCTATTTCTGTTTCAAGCGTCTGTCAGATGCCACAATATTTGTAGTTATGTATGGTCTCACAAGTATGTATTTTGCTGGTGTGATGGTTCGGTTAATTCTTGTTGCAGCACCAGCTGTTTGCCTTATTAGTGCGATTGCTGCATCggctacaataaaaaatttgacaacttTGATTCGGACAAAAAGTAAAAGTCCACAAACTGTCTCTGCAAAAGCAACTGGCTCAAAGGCAGCTGCAAAG GGAGCAGTTGATCAATCCTTGCCTTTCCAACAGAATGCAGCCATTGTTTTACTCCTGGGTGCCTTTTACTTGCTCAGTAGATATGCTGTACACTGCACTTGGGTGACATCTGAGGCATACTCTTCTCCTTCTATTGTTCTGGCCGCAAGGGGTCATAACGGAGGCAGGGTTATCTTTGATGATTATCGTGAAGCATACTATTGGCTTCGTCAAAACACTCCTCCTGATGCTAAGATTATGTCATGGTGGGATTATGGATACCAAATTACAGCCATGGGTAACAGAACTGTTATTGTAGATAACAACACATGGAATAATACACACATAGCTACAGTTGGGCGTGCAATGTCTTCTTATGAAGATGAAGCATACGAGATAATGCAGTCACTGGATGTGAATTATGTGCTTGTTGTATTTGGTGGTGTTACAGGGTATTCTTCAGATGACATTAATAA GTTCTTATGGATGGTGCGTATTGGTGGTGGAGTTTTTCCTGTAATCAAAGAGCCTGATTACCTTGTTAATGGGGAGTATCGTGTTGACAAGGGGGCGTCACCAAAAATGTTGAACTGTCTAAT GTACAAACTTTGTTATTACCGATTCGGAGAACTAACCACAGAATATGGAAAACCACCAGG GTATGATCGGGTACGAGGAGTGGAGATTGGCAACAAAGACATTAAGCTCGAGTACTTGGAGGAGGCATTTACAACTTCGAACTGGATTGTGCGCATATACAAGGTCAAACCCCCAAAGAATAGGTCTTGA